Proteins found in one Drosophila busckii strain San Diego stock center, stock number 13000-0081.31 chromosome 2R, ASM1175060v1, whole genome shotgun sequence genomic segment:
- the LOC108595499 gene encoding eukaryotic translation initiation factor 3 subunit F-2, translating to MNYKLQSNVRLQPLVLFQIIDAYERRSQCASMAVGTLLGRRCGDVIEITNSFTVQHKEQQVGELEHFKLDTQYATEMHELNQMSYPQEKIMGWFSTGKSLSRSAAALHVYYARESGEAQPLHLLVDTTLRGGRLNTRLYCAVTMGVPDGTRGLMFTLLPLLKMDIDSDEAVALRFMQKQVMHPTKQLGRLLPELVSVVDSLREIELKLDMVLRYINDVLARKRLPDNNVGRALYDALTSVPLLDAEAFRSVFNANVRDMLLSITLSSMIKTQMELSEKLSCLPNH from the coding sequence ATGAACTATAAATTGCAATCCAACGTGCGTCTGCAGCCTTTGGTGCTATTCCAAATCATTGATGCCTACGAGCGTCGCTCCCAGTGCGCCTCCATGGCAGTGGGCACTTTGCTGGGCAGACGCTGCGGCGATGTAATTGAAATCACCAACAGCTTTACGGTGCAGCACAAGGAGCAGCAAGTGGGCGAGCTGGAGCACTTCAAGCTGGACACACAGTACGCGACGGAAATGCATGAGCTCAATCAGATGAGCTATCCGCAGGAGAAGATCATGGGCTGGTTTAGTACTGGCAAATCGCTGTCGCGCtccgcagcagcgctgcatgtTTACTATGCGCGCGAATCGGGCGAGGCGCAGCCGTTACATTTGCTGGTGGACACAACGTTGCGTGGCGGACGCCTCAATACGCGTCTCTATTGCGCTGTGACAATGGGCGTGCCAGACGGCACGCGTGGCTTGATGTTtacgctgctgccgctgctcaaaATGGACATCGATAGCGACGAGGCTGTGGCTTTGCGTTTTATGCAAAAGCAAGTAATGCATCCGACCAAGCAGCTGGGACGTCTGCTGCCCGAGCTGGTGAGCGTTGTGGACTCGCTGCGCGAAATCGAGCTCAAGCTGGACATGGTGCTGCGCTATATTAACGATGTGCTGGCACGCAAACGTCTGCCGGACAACAATGTGGGACGTGCGCTCTACGATGCGTTGACTTCAGTGCCGCTGCTGGACGCCGAAGCCTTTCGCAGCGTCTTCAATGCCAATGTGCGTGACATGCTGCTCAGCATCACGCTCAGCAGCATGATCAAGACCCAAATGGAGTTGAGTGAAAAGCTAAGCTGCCTGCCAAATCATTAA